CAAGCGCCGCGCGGAACGCCATCGGTACAGGGTGCCGGAAAGGACCCTTCTGCTGATTTCCGCGCTCGGCGGTTCTGCGGCAATGTTCCTCACCCTGCTCGCGATCCGCCACAAAACGAGGCGGAAAAAATTCATGATCGGCATCCCGGCGATTCTGCTCGCACAGATTTCCGTTTTCTTTTTTCTGGCCCGATGGTTCTGACGGCGGAAAGGAAACGGCCCTCGAAGAGGAGGGTACGTCAATGAACAAAAGGGTTTTCGTAAATGCGCTGACCGTCTCGCGGATTCCGCTTGCCGTTCTGTTCTGTTACGCGGTGCTCTCTGCCGCCAGCCCGTTTTTCCCCTGTATTTTTCTGTTTGCAGGAATCGCTGCGTCGGATTATTTCGACGGAAAGCTGGCCCGGAAATACGGCATTCAAAGCGCCGCGGGCGCTGTTCTGGATGTGGCGGCCGATTTCTTCTTCATCCTCTCGGCCTGTCTGTCGCTGCATTCCCGCGGCCTGTTCCCCGGCTGGATGCTCGCGGTGATCCTGCTGAAATTTCTGGAATTCTGGGGCACCTCCGCCGTGCTCAAAAAAGGAATCGGAAACGCGCCCGTGTTTTTATTCGACCCTTTGGGCCGGATCGCGGCGGTCCTGTTCTATCTGCTGCCCGTTCTGATTCTGGCGCTTTCCCATTTTCTTCCCGCCGGCATCCGTCAGGCCGCCTCCGCGGTTCTCTACGCGGGGATGGCGGCCTGCGCCATCCTGTCCTCCATCTGGAGGATTTCCCTGCTGGCCAAAAGCCGGCGGCCCGATCCATAACATTTTCAGAAGGCGGCCGCTTTACCGGCAGATACCGGCTTCCGGTAAAATTTTTTATTTTCTCCCGTACTCCGTCCGGGGTACGGACAAAAGGAAAGGACGGCCCTGGGGCCGTCCCTTCCTTTTGCCTGCTTTATTTTATGATTTTATTTTGCCACGATATTGACGAGCTTGCGGGGAACGTAAATTTCTTTTACGATGCGCTTCCCCTCGATTTCCGCCGCGACCTTTGAGACCGCCTCGGCCTTTTCCACCGCGGCCTTTTGGTCGATTCCGGCATCCACCGTCAGGCGGGCGCGGACTTTCCCGTTGACCTGCACGGCGATCTCCACCGTGTCATCCCGGCATTTCGACTCGTCGTACTCGGGCCATTTCTGCTGGGCCACAAAGCCTTCCCCGAGCTTCTGCCGGTCCCAGACCTCCTCGGTGATATGGGGCGCGAACGGGTTGAGCAGGATCGTCAGAATTTTCAGCTCGCCGCGCGTGACGGAGCCCGCCTCGGAAATATCGTTCATCAGCGCCATCATCGCGGCGATGGCGGTGTTGAATTTCAGGCATTCGATGTCCCCGCTTACTTTTTTGATCGTCTTGTGGAACGCGCTTTCCAGCCGGGGAGAGAGCTCGTCCCCGCCGGAAACCGTGTCCTGAAGGGCCCAGAAGCGCTCCAGAAAGCGGCGGCAGCCCTTGATGCTGGAGGTGTTCCACGGGGCGGCCTTCTCAAAATCGCCGATGAACATCTCGTACAGGCGCAGGGTGTCCGCGCCGTACTCGCTGACCATGTCGTCGGGGTTCACCACATTGCCGCGCGACTTGCTCATCTTTTCGCCGTTTTCGCCCAGGATCATGCCGTGGCTGGTGCGCTTCGCATACGGCTCCGGCGTAGGCACAACCCCGATGTCGTACAGGAATTTGTGCCAGAACCGGCTGTAGAGCAGATGCAGGGTGGTGTGCTCCATGCCGCCGTTGTACCAGTCGACCGGCGACCAGTAATCCATCGCCTCGCGGCTGGCGAGCGCCTTGTCGTTGTGGGGGTCCATATACCGCAGGAAATACCACGAGGAGCCGGCCCACTGCGGCATGGTGTCCGTCTCGCGCTTGGCGGGGCCGCCGCAGCGCGGACAGGTGGTATTCACCCACTCGGCCATATGGGCGAGCGGGGATTCGCCGGTATCGGTCGGCTCATAGGATTTCACCTGCGGCAGGGTGAGCGGAAGCTCGCTTTCCGGAAGAGGGACGTAGCCGCATTTGTCGCAGTGCACGATCGGGATCGGCTCGCCCCAGTAGCGCTGGCGCGAGAAGACCCAGTCGCGCAGCTTATAGTTCACCTTCGGGCGCGCGATTCCCTTTTCGGACAGGGCCTGCGTGATTTTTTCCTTCGCCTCATCCACGGTCAGGCCGTTCAAAATTCCGGAATTGACGAGGATGCCGGACGCGCAGTCCGTAAAGGCCTCCTTTTCGACATCCCCGCCCTTGACGACCTCG
This window of the Ruminococcaceae bacterium BL-6 genome carries:
- a CDS encoding membrane protein of unknown function (Evidence 5 : Unknown function), producing the protein MNKRVFVNALTVSRIPLAVLFCYAVLSAASPFFPCIFLFAGIAASDYFDGKLARKYGIQSAAGAVLDVAADFFFILSACLSLHSRGLFPGWMLAVILLKFLEFWGTSAVLKKGIGNAPVFLFDPLGRIAAVLFYLLPVLILALSHFLPAGIRQAASAVLYAGMAACAILSSIWRISLLAKSRRPDP
- a CDS encoding conserved membrane protein of unknown function (Evidence 4 : Unknown function but conserved in other organisms), with the protein product MPQQLLTAYFCLISLIAVLTAVSDKRRAERHRYRVPERTLLLISALGGSAAMFLTLLAIRHKTRRKKFMIGIPAILLAQISVFFFLARWF
- the leuS gene encoding leucyl-tRNA synthetase (Evidence 2a : Function from experimental evidences in other organisms; PubMedId : 12682299, 1317842; Product type e : enzyme); amino-acid sequence: MKYEHKPIEERWQKKWEEAGVFHASNHTDKPKYYALIEFPYPSGQGLHVGHPRSYTALDIIARKRRMQGYNVLYPIGWDAFGLPTENFAIKNHVHPAVVTKKNVARFKQQLKSLGISFDWTREINTTDPEYYKWTQWIFLQLFKHGLAYKKEMAVNWCTSCKCVLANEEVVNGVCERCGSEVIRKVKSQWMLKITAYAQRLIDDLDLVDYPERVKAQQKNWIGRSTGAEIDFKTSEGDILTVYTTRPDTLYGATYMVMSPEHPFLEKWAKSLKNRDEVQAYQQEAARKSDFERTEIAKDKTGVRLDGVTAINPATNREIPIFISDYVLISYGTGAIMAVPAHDTRDWEFAKKFGLPIIEVVKGGDVEKEAFTDCASGILVNSGILNGLTVDEAKEKITQALSEKGIARPKVNYKLRDWVFSRQRYWGEPIPIVHCDKCGYVPLPESELPLTLPQVKSYEPTDTGESPLAHMAEWVNTTCPRCGGPAKRETDTMPQWAGSSWYFLRYMDPHNDKALASREAMDYWSPVDWYNGGMEHTTLHLLYSRFWHKFLYDIGVVPTPEPYAKRTSHGMILGENGEKMSKSRGNVVNPDDMVSEYGADTLRLYEMFIGDFEKAAPWNTSSIKGCRRFLERFWALQDTVSGGDELSPRLESAFHKTIKKVSGDIECLKFNTAIAAMMALMNDISEAGSVTRGELKILTILLNPFAPHITEEVWDRQKLGEGFVAQQKWPEYDESKCRDDTVEIAVQVNGKVRARLTVDAGIDQKAAVEKAEAVSKVAAEIEGKRIVKEIYVPRKLVNIVAK